The following is a genomic window from Salinibacterium sp. UTAS2018.
ATCAGTCCCGCCGGAGCTCCGGAGAATTGCGATCTGCAATCGCTCGGTGTCGTGATTCGCGAAACCCCGCGCATCTTGCCGATGCTCGACACTCTGGCCGCGAGCGAGAGTCTGCGGGCTGCGGCGGCGACACTCGGCTTTCACCACTCCACGGTGCAATCCCGGGCAGAAGAGTTAAGCGCCAAGCTCGGCTTCGACGTGCGCACGTCGCGGGGTCGCACCCGGCTCTCCGTTGCGCTCGCCCTTCACCGCTTGGAATCCGCCCGCTTCGAGTAGGCGCCGCCCGAGTAACCACCGCTTCGATCGGACCCCGCTCGCGGCCGGCGATCCCCGGCCCGCGAGACTCTGCCCGCGACACTCTGCCAGCGACAGCAGCCTTGATCTTTACGCTTGAGTGGAGAGCTGCCCGCGCACAATCGAATCGCCCGAGTGCGCCGGGTCTCCGTCGAACTGTTCCTCCGAAATATCGACGAGGTCATAACTCGACATATCGAGGCCCTCGGGAACGGTGAACTGACCTGACGTGCCCTCCACAATTCCGAGGCTGACGAGAGCCGTGGCATCCGTCGTGATCAACCACACTTCGCGATAACCACCGTCGGTCGCGGGAGCATCGAGGTTGACGTCGATCACCCGCGTGCCATCGGGCAGTTGCTCAAGCGTCGCTTCGCCGGTGGAATCTTGCCAACCGGGAAAAGCGTCGAGCGTAGCGCTGGCGAGAATGGTCGGTTGTGCGGCGGGGCTCAGCGTCGCCCAGAGGGCGGTTCCGGCACCCGCGACCAGTGTGACGGCGGCCGCCGCGGCAACGATTCCGATCCACGGGCGGCGTCGACGCTCAGCGAGCGACTGCACGATGGCGCCTTCAGAGACGGCGGCATCAGTGGCGCTGGCGAGGGCATCCACAGAGTCGCCAGAAGCATCGAATTCTGACTCCTCACGCCCCTCGCTGAGCCGTGCGGCGCGCTTATGTGCCAAGTCATCGCTTGGCACCTCGGCTTCGCTGTCATCGATCACAGCAGTATCGGACAACACGCTGGTCGTCTGAACAGACAGAGACAGTTCGTCGCTGATGCGATCCCAAACTCGTGACGGTGCCTCGAGCAGTTCGCCAGCATCAAACGTCGAGCGGCCGATCATGGCAGCGCGCGAGAGGATTTCTATCTCACCGCGGCACCGATCGCATTCGCTGACGTGCGCGCTGTCTTCGGGGAGGGCAACTTGCTCGCCCAGGGCAAGCAGCGCAAGGACCTCAGGATCAACGTGTCGCATAGGTCGCCTCCAATCGTGTTCGCATCCGTTGCAGACTGCGCCGGATATGGCTCTTGACCGTTCCGAGAGGTAGTTCGAGACGGTCGGCTATTTGGTTGTGGGTGAGATCATCAAAAAACGCTAATCGCATAATTGCT
Proteins encoded in this region:
- a CDS encoding anti-sigma factor; protein product: MRHVDPEVLALLALGEQVALPEDSAHVSECDRCRGEIEILSRAAMIGRSTFDAGELLEAPSRVWDRISDELSLSVQTTSVLSDTAVIDDSEAEVPSDDLAHKRAARLSEGREESEFDASGDSVDALASATDAAVSEGAIVQSLAERRRRPWIGIVAAAAAVTLVAGAGTALWATLSPAAQPTILASATLDAFPGWQDSTGEATLEQLPDGTRVIDVNLDAPATDGGYREVWLITTDATALVSLGIVEGTSGQFTVPEGLDMSSYDLVDISEEQFDGDPAHSGDSIVRGQLSTQA